In Theileria equi strain WA chromosome 4 map unlocalized gcontig_1105316255033, whole genome shotgun sequence, the following are encoded in one genomic region:
- a CDS encoding hypothetical protein (encoded by transcript BEWA_014090A), translating to MGGSYSKSVTVDINNRPGGGEVQQDGKGYYYEIDGGRVLLTDDWYPDLEGTYRKLTHTPAGGCTIGDIKKGGIPQTGFPDLAVYSTISIFYWELDSSYSNPLVIQLGEGNNEYYKHDGSTWSKDIEATGNLREELNKQNCKKNNAHIVNLSQKKSGYNCPSCNTGTKINVSYSSIASIISSTYTIPGARSASISGFKHNNNWQAGLPPIKNLRKVIVYWSTTSSNKPLLSATQSRPPKYFRRNSDNENAWIENTTGQSALPNGETPQIIPNLSGKANTTYNYQGTNIPVTVRSSSLGDCYYRYQHSLCGGPFRITRITHGTGATLNGIDSTDPLVSVTAYYFGTSPTLDKLLLVELSIKNNQTTYKYFHRQTKGADRWSLYPESGGGTAKLSEDKLKATLDTLYSIQFPAEQTDSQDIGQQIGAFFKRTEGIITATVTPGIGGTIGLAVWKGPALLARLITRL from the coding sequence ATGGGAGGATCATACTCCAAATCTGTTACTGTAGACATTAACAACCGTCCTGGAGGTGGAGAAGTCCAACAAGATGGTAAAGGATACTATTACGAAATTGATGGTGGTCGAGTTCTTCTAACGGATGACTGGTACCCTGATTTGGAAGGAACGTATAGGAAGTTAACACATACTCCAGCAGGTGGTTGTACAATAGGTGATATTAAGAAGGGAGGAATTCCTCAGACTGGGTTTCCTGATTTAGCTGTTTATAGCACTATCTCAATCTTTTACTGGGAACTTGATTCTAGCTATAGTAATCCACTAGTTATTCAACTTGGCGAGGGAAATAATGAGTACTATAAACATGACGGTAGTACTTGGAGTAAGGATATAGAGGCAACTGGTAATCTCAGAGAGGAACTTAACAAACAGAACTGTAAAAAGAATAACGCTCATATTGTGAATCTATCTCAAAAGAAGAGTGGTTACAATTGTCCAAGTTGTAATACTGGAACAAAAATCAATGTATCATACTCCAGCATCGCCAGTATCATTTCCTCTACATATACTATTCCTGGTGCTAGGTCCGCTTCAATCTCTGGTTTCAAGCATAACAACAATTGGCAAGCTGGACTTCCACCTATTAAAAATCTGCGGAAGGTTATTGTCTACTGGAGCACTACTTCTAGTAATAAGCCTCTCCTTTCAGCTACTCAAAGCAGACCACCGAAATATTTCAGAAGAAACAGTGACAATGAAAACGCCTGGATTGAAAATACTACTGGTCAATCTGCTCTTCCTAATGGAGAAACTCCTCAAATTATTCCAAACTTATCTGGGAAAGCTAATACAACATACAATTACCAAGGTACTAATATACCTGTAACGGTGCGAAGTAGTTCGCTTGGTGATTGTTATTACAGATACCAGCATTCTCTTTGCGGTGGGCCATTTAGGATTACAAGAATTACCCATGGGACTGGAGCTACTTTAAATGGTATAGACTCTACTGACCCTTTAGTTAGTGTAACAGCATACTACTTTGGAACTAGTCCTACACTTGATAAGCTTCTCCTTGTTGAACTATCTATAAAAAATAATCAAACCACGTACAAGTACTTTCACAGACAGACTAAAGGTGCGGATAGATGGTCTCTATATCCTGAATCTGGAGGAGGTACGGCTAAACTCTCTGAAGATAAACTAAAGGCAACACTGGATACCTTGTACTCAATACAATTTCCTGCTGAACAGACTGATTCACAGGACATTGGTCAGCAGATAGGTGCCTTTTTTAAAAGAACGGAAGGCATAATTACTGCAACAGTTACCCCTGGCATAGGCGGTACCATCGGTCTTGCTGTATGGAAAGGACCTGCTTTACTCGCACGACTAATCACTCGTCTGTAA
- a CDS encoding conserved hypothetical protein (encoded by transcript BEWA_014100A) has translation MNNSLVSFLERRKKSTVKTATLLQQTDEVSQDEKSEFNSDEAFDDNSEHDDEWKVSDDEVGSGFQATPAVGAGLMKIVQTVACDEQDEKSTNNEQKVSHQVWPRKEEETVKEEAQPAEEPSKIWVPKFKSAMQSTFVNKNDDIDLAESAKLAFAKSEAALAAKKTKKKKKPTSMPEEDEETSFVKIKFDIFSIMDEKYAKFNGSTHTMDEELVKSKYVERGQVR, from the coding sequence ATGAATAATTCGCTCGTTTCCTTCCTGGAGAGGAGAAAAAAGAGTACCGTAAAGACGGCGACGTTGCTGCAGCAGACCGACGAGGTTAGCCAGGACGAGAAGTCGGAATTCAACTCTGACGAGGCCTTTGACGATAATTCCGAACATGACGACGAATGGAAGGTTTCGGACGACGAGGTTGGCTCTGGGTTCCAGGCCACTCCAGCAGTAGGCGCAGGCTTGATGAAGATCGTACAGACGGTGGCGTGCGACGAACAGGACGAGAAAAGCACAAATAACGAGCAAAAGGTTTCACATCAAGTGTGGCCCAGgaaagaagaggaaacCGTGAAGGAGGAGGCTCAGCCTGCCGAAGAGCCGTCAAAAATTTGGGTTCCAAAGTTTAAATCGGCCATGCAGAGCACTTTTGTGAAcaagaatgatgatattGACCTTGCAGAGTCAGCTAAATTGGCCTTTGCCAAATCGGAAGCGGCACTGGCTGCCAAGAAGActaaaaagaagaagaaaccGACCTCGATGCCGGAGGAAGACGAGGAAACTTCATTTGTAAAGATAAAGTTTGAcattttttccattatGGATGAAAAGTACGCAAAGTTTAACGGTTCTACTCATACaatggatgaggaattGGTAAAGAGCAAGTATGTCGAGAGGGGACAAGTTAGATGA